From the genome of Halorussus caseinilyticus, one region includes:
- a CDS encoding DUF5781 family protein → MEVHVHGPGPAAPFLRARDLFETEHDLDSPVHVRVRENPDERTWTAHPDDHVLNISRQAATSAMARELALHEFAHMARHEQAHPSHTQSTEEVLFLALSGKSVERRRVVHCYQIANHMKDIYADDITLRVGPTDKLVSFLESELAAAVADRPARPEGGPARKRDGLRLTGTADPEMTAVNAAFALALVERHDLVDEDHRLYDLAHAAANDAREVSLAGFKHRFKSLGPDPGESEYRRSLVDAAREYAVGGKEQAAD, encoded by the coding sequence ATGGAGGTTCACGTCCACGGTCCCGGTCCGGCCGCGCCATTCCTCCGCGCCCGCGACCTCTTCGAGACCGAACACGACCTCGACTCGCCAGTCCACGTCCGCGTCCGCGAGAACCCCGACGAGCGGACGTGGACCGCCCACCCCGACGACCACGTTCTCAACATCTCCCGACAGGCCGCGACCAGCGCGATGGCCCGCGAACTCGCGCTCCACGAGTTCGCGCACATGGCGCGCCACGAGCAGGCCCATCCCTCCCACACCCAGTCCACCGAGGAAGTCCTGTTCCTCGCGCTGTCGGGCAAGTCGGTCGAGCGTCGGCGGGTGGTCCACTGCTACCAGATTGCCAACCACATGAAGGACATCTACGCCGACGACATCACCCTCCGGGTCGGCCCGACCGACAAACTCGTCTCGTTCCTCGAATCCGAACTCGCGGCGGCGGTGGCCGACCGACCGGCGAGACCCGAAGGCGGCCCGGCCCGGAAGCGCGACGGCCTGCGACTCACGGGCACGGCCGACCCGGAGATGACCGCGGTCAACGCCGCCTTCGCGCTCGCGTTGGTCGAGCGCCACGACCTCGTGGACGAGGACCACCGACTCTACGACCTCGCGCACGCGGCCGCGAACGACGCGCGCGAGGTCAGTCTCGCCGGTTTCAAACACCGGTTCAAGTCGCTCGGCCCGGACCCCGGCGAGAGCGAGTACCGCCGCTCGCTGGTCGATGCGGCACGGGAGTACGCGGTCGGCGGCAAAGAACAGGCGGCCGATTAG
- a CDS encoding 30S ribosomal protein S12 — MANGKYAARKLKKDRQNHRWSDSKYARRERGLEEKSDPLEGAPQGRGIVLEKVGVEAKQPNSAIRKCVRVQLIKNGKQVTAFCPGDGAISFIDEHDEVTIAGIGGAKGRAMGDLGGVNYKVEKVNGVSLEELVRGNAEKPVR; from the coding sequence ATGGCGAACGGCAAATACGCAGCGCGGAAGCTAAAGAAGGACCGCCAGAACCACCGGTGGTCCGACTCGAAGTACGCCCGACGCGAGCGCGGACTCGAGGAGAAGTCCGACCCCCTCGAAGGCGCGCCGCAGGGCCGTGGCATCGTTCTCGAAAAAGTCGGCGTCGAGGCCAAACAGCCCAACTCCGCGATTCGGAAGTGTGTCCGAGTCCAACTCATCAAGAACGGCAAGCAGGTCACCGCCTTCTGTCCCGGCGACGGCGCTATCTCGTTCATCGACGAACACGACGAGGTTACTATCGCGGGCATCGGTGGCGCGAAGGGTCGTGCGATGGGCGACCTCGGTGGCGTCAACTACAAGGTAGAGAAAGTCAACGGCGTGAGCCTCGAAGAACTGGTTCGCGGTAACGCGGAGAAACCGGTGCGATAA
- a CDS encoding elongation factor EF-2 yields MGRRKKIVEQCERLMDKPEHIRNIAIAAHVDHGKTTLTDNLLAGAGMIADQGEATQLMMDTEEDEQERGITIDAANVSMTHEYEDTEHLINLIDTPGHVDFGGDVTRAMRAVDGALVVVDAVEGAMPQTETVLRQALREGVKPTLFINKVDRLISELQEGPEEMQRRLLSVIDDVNELIRGMTEDMDDVEDWTVSVEDGTVGFGSALYKWGVSMPSMQRTGMDFGDIMELERADKRKELHERTPLSDVVLDMVCEHFPDPIDAQPRRIPRIWRGDDTSELAEQMRLVDEDGEVVLMVTDIGIDPHAGEIAAGRVFSGTLEKGQELYVSGTAGKNRIQSVGIYMGGEREEVERVPAGNIAAVTGLKDAIAGSTVSSVEMTPFESIEHISEPVITKSVEAKNMDDLPKLIETLRQQSKEDPTIQIEINEDTGEHLISGQGELHLEVITQRIERNQGIPVNTGEPIVVFREAIREPTEVIEGISPNRHNRFYIQAQPLTEEIIEKIKLGDVSMDMPEQERREALQEAGMEKDMSQNVEHIHGTNILIDDTKGIQHLNETMELVIEGLEEALDDGPLAAEPVQGTLLRLEDAKLHEDTIHRGPAQVIPAVRNAVHNALVQGKVALLEPMQDVRIDVPNEHMGAASGEIQGRRGRVDDMYQEGDLMVVEGIAPVDEMIGFSSDIRSATEGRASWNTENAGFEVMADNLQEETIMEIRERKGMKLELPEAIDYF; encoded by the coding sequence ATGGGAAGACGAAAGAAGATCGTCGAACAGTGCGAGCGACTGATGGACAAGCCGGAGCATATCCGGAACATCGCCATCGCCGCACACGTAGACCACGGTAAGACGACGCTGACAGACAACCTTCTGGCCGGTGCGGGCATGATTGCCGACCAGGGTGAAGCGACGCAGTTGATGATGGACACCGAAGAGGACGAGCAGGAACGCGGCATCACTATCGACGCCGCGAACGTGTCCATGACTCACGAGTACGAGGACACCGAACACCTCATCAACCTCATCGACACGCCGGGCCACGTCGACTTCGGTGGCGACGTGACCCGAGCGATGCGCGCCGTCGACGGTGCGCTCGTGGTCGTGGACGCAGTCGAGGGCGCGATGCCCCAGACCGAAACCGTCCTCCGACAGGCGCTCCGCGAGGGCGTCAAGCCCACGCTGTTCATCAACAAGGTCGACCGCCTCATCTCCGAGCTTCAGGAAGGTCCCGAGGAGATGCAGCGCCGCCTCCTCAGCGTCATCGACGACGTGAACGAGCTGATTCGGGGCATGACCGAGGACATGGACGATGTCGAAGACTGGACCGTCTCCGTCGAAGACGGGACGGTCGGCTTCGGGTCGGCCCTCTACAAGTGGGGCGTCTCCATGCCCTCGATGCAGCGCACCGGGATGGACTTCGGCGACATCATGGAACTCGAACGCGCCGACAAGCGCAAAGAGCTTCACGAGCGCACGCCGCTGTCGGACGTTGTTCTCGACATGGTGTGTGAACACTTCCCGGACCCCATCGACGCTCAGCCCCGTCGTATCCCGCGCATCTGGCGCGGTGACGACACCTCCGAACTCGCCGAGCAGATGCGTCTCGTGGACGAGGACGGCGAAGTCGTCCTGATGGTCACCGACATCGGTATCGACCCCCACGCTGGCGAAATCGCCGCCGGACGTGTCTTCTCCGGTACGCTGGAGAAGGGCCAAGAACTCTACGTCTCCGGTACCGCCGGGAAGAACCGCATCCAGAGCGTCGGCATCTACATGGGCGGCGAACGCGAGGAAGTCGAGCGCGTCCCCGCGGGTAACATCGCGGCCGTCACCGGTCTGAAGGACGCTATCGCGGGTTCGACCGTCTCCAGCGTCGAGATGACGCCGTTCGAGTCCATCGAACACATCAGCGAACCGGTCATCACGAAGTCCGTCGAGGCCAAGAACATGGACGACCTGCCGAAGCTCATCGAGACGCTTCGCCAGCAGTCCAAAGAGGACCCGACGATTCAAATCGAAATCAACGAGGACACCGGCGAACACCTCATCTCCGGGCAGGGTGAACTTCACCTCGAAGTCATCACCCAGCGCATCGAGCGCAATCAGGGCATCCCGGTCAACACCGGCGAACCCATCGTCGTCTTCCGCGAGGCCATCCGGGAACCGACGGAGGTCATCGAGGGCATCTCCCCGAACCGCCACAACCGGTTCTACATTCAGGCCCAGCCCCTGACCGAGGAAATCATCGAGAAAATCAAGCTCGGCGACGTGTCGATGGACATGCCCGAACAGGAGCGCCGCGAGGCGCTTCAGGAAGCGGGCATGGAGAAGGACATGTCCCAGAACGTCGAACACATCCACGGGACCAACATCCTCATCGACGACACGAAGGGTATCCAGCACCTCAACGAGACGATGGAACTCGTCATCGAGGGTCTCGAAGAGGCGCTCGACGACGGTCCGCTCGCCGCCGAACCCGTGCAGGGCACCCTCCTCCGACTGGAGGACGCCAAGCTTCACGAGGACACCATCCACCGCGGTCCGGCGCAGGTCATCCCGGCCGTCCGCAACGCGGTCCACAACGCCCTCGTGCAGGGTAAGGTCGCGCTGTTGGAACCGATGCAGGACGTGCGCATCGACGTGCCCAACGAACACATGGGCGCGGCGTCCGGCGAGATTCAGGGTCGCCGTGGTCGCGTCGACGACATGTACCAGGAGGGCGACCTGATGGTCGTGGAAGGCATCGCGCCGGTCGACGAGATGATTGGGTTCTCCTCGGACATCCGGAGTGCCACCGAGGGTCGTGCCTCGTGGAACACCGAGAACGCCGGATTCGAGGTCATGGCCGACAACCTGCAGGAAGAGACCATCATGGAAATTCGCGAGCGCAAGGGCATGAAACTCGAACTGCCCGAGGCAATCGACTACTTCTAA
- the tuf gene encoding translation elongation factor EF-1 subunit alpha: MSEDKPHQNLAIIGHVDHGKSTLVGRLLYETGSVPEHVIEQHKEEAEEKGKGGFEFAYVMDNLAEERERGVTIDIAHQEFDTDEYYFTIVDCPGHRDFVKNMITGASQADNAVLVVAADDGVAPQTQEHVFLARTLGINELIVGINKMDVVDYKESTYKEVVGEVQDLLKQVQFNTEDASFIPISAFEGDNIAEESDNTDWYDGEILLEALNGLEAPEPPTEADLRLPIQDVYTISGIGTVPVGRIETGILNTGDNVSFQPSDVGGEVKTIEMHHEEVPKAEPGDNVGFNVRGIGKDDIRRGDVCGPADDPPSVAETFQAQIVVMQHPSVITDGYTPVFHAHTAQVACTIESIDKKMDPASGEVAEENPDFIQSGDAAVVTVRPQKPLSIEPSSEIPELGSFAIRDMGQTIAAGKVLSVNEP; encoded by the coding sequence ATGAGCGAAGACAAACCGCACCAGAACTTGGCCATCATCGGCCACGTTGACCACGGAAAGAGTACGCTGGTCGGGCGACTCCTCTACGAGACGGGGAGCGTACCCGAGCACGTCATCGAACAGCACAAAGAAGAAGCCGAAGAGAAGGGCAAGGGCGGATTCGAGTTCGCCTACGTCATGGACAACCTCGCCGAAGAGCGAGAGCGTGGTGTCACCATCGACATCGCCCACCAGGAGTTCGACACCGACGAGTACTACTTCACTATCGTCGACTGTCCGGGCCACCGCGACTTCGTGAAGAACATGATTACGGGCGCATCTCAGGCCGACAACGCCGTCCTCGTCGTCGCCGCCGACGACGGTGTCGCGCCCCAGACTCAGGAACACGTCTTCCTGGCCCGTACGCTCGGTATCAACGAACTCATCGTCGGCATCAACAAGATGGACGTTGTGGACTACAAGGAGTCCACCTACAAGGAAGTCGTCGGCGAGGTTCAGGACCTGCTCAAGCAGGTTCAGTTCAACACCGAGGACGCGAGCTTCATCCCGATTTCCGCGTTCGAGGGCGACAACATCGCCGAGGAGTCCGACAACACGGACTGGTACGACGGCGAGATTCTCCTCGAGGCTCTCAACGGTCTCGAAGCGCCCGAACCGCCGACGGAGGCCGACCTCCGTCTGCCCATTCAGGACGTGTACACGATTTCCGGAATCGGTACTGTCCCCGTCGGACGTATCGAGACGGGTATCCTGAACACGGGCGACAACGTTTCGTTCCAGCCCAGCGACGTGGGCGGCGAGGTCAAGACCATCGAGATGCACCACGAAGAGGTGCCCAAGGCCGAACCCGGCGACAACGTTGGGTTCAACGTCCGCGGCATCGGCAAGGACGACATCCGTCGCGGTGACGTTTGTGGTCCCGCCGACGACCCGCCGTCCGTCGCCGAGACGTTCCAGGCCCAGATTGTCGTGATGCAGCACCCGAGCGTCATCACGGACGGTTACACGCCGGTCTTCCACGCTCACACGGCGCAGGTCGCGTGTACCATCGAATCCATCGACAAGAAGATGGACCCGGCCTCCGGAGAGGTCGCAGAGGAGAACCCCGACTTCATCCAGTCCGGCGACGCCGCGGTCGTCACGGTTCGACCGCAGAAGCCGCTCAGCATCGAGCCGTCGTCGGAGATTCCGGAACTCGGCAGCTTCGCCATCCGTGACATGGGTCAGACCATCGCGGCTGGCAAGGTCCTCAGCGTCAACGAGCCATAA
- a CDS encoding 30S ribosomal protein S7 encodes MAAEDQPEPDKPAGTDEEGTAVAKLFGEWDITNIEYDDPSTERYITITPVAHTMGRHASKQFQKSEVSIVERLINRLMQTEENTGKKQKTMQITREAFDEIHDRTEQNPVQVLVSAVENAAPREETVRLKYGGISVPKAVDVAPQRRVDQALKFIAEGVHSASFKTPTDASEALADQLVGAANYDVQTYAINQKEEKERVAAAAR; translated from the coding sequence ATGGCGGCAGAAGACCAACCCGAACCCGACAAGCCCGCGGGCACGGACGAGGAGGGAACCGCCGTCGCCAAACTGTTCGGCGAGTGGGACATCACCAACATCGAGTACGACGACCCCTCGACCGAGCGTTACATCACGATTACGCCGGTCGCCCACACGATGGGTCGCCACGCCTCCAAGCAGTTCCAGAAGAGCGAGGTGTCCATCGTGGAGCGCCTCATCAACCGTCTGATGCAGACCGAGGAGAACACCGGCAAGAAGCAGAAGACGATGCAGATTACCCGCGAGGCGTTCGACGAGATTCACGACCGCACCGAACAGAACCCCGTGCAGGTTCTCGTGAGCGCGGTCGAGAACGCCGCCCCGCGCGAGGAGACCGTCCGCCTGAAGTACGGTGGCATCTCCGTCCCGAAGGCGGTCGACGTGGCACCCCAGCGCCGCGTGGACCAAGCCCTGAAGTTCATCGCCGAGGGCGTCCACAGTGCGTCGTTCAAGACGCCGACCGACGCTTCCGAGGCGCTGGCCGACCAACTCGTCGGCGCGGCCAACTACGACGTGCAGACCTACGCTATCAACCAGAAAGAAGAGAAAGAGCGCGTCGCGGCCGCGGCCCGCTAA
- a CDS encoding homoserine dehydrogenase: MRLAILGAGAVGQSVADLAGEYGHQVTALADSSTAAVDEEGIDVAAALSEKEEAGRVGSADPEDALDAEYDVLVEATPTTLGDAQPGFDHVRTALERDRHVVLANKGPVAERYADLRELERDSEGRVRFEATVGGAIPVLSTIESYGPDTISAARGVLNGTANFVLTRMAAEGLGYEHVLAEAQDLGVAEADPSFDVNGTDAALKCVILANVLGDREYSLDDAEVEGIADLPGNALELAAEDGRTIRLIGEATPAGVRVGPRLVPENGTLAVSGTRNIVQLETDHAGRLNLSGRGAGGPETATAVLADVNLLDH, from the coding sequence GTGAGACTAGCAATCCTCGGCGCTGGCGCGGTCGGCCAATCGGTCGCGGACCTCGCGGGCGAGTACGGCCATCAGGTCACGGCACTCGCAGACTCGTCTACCGCGGCGGTTGACGAGGAGGGTATCGACGTGGCCGCCGCGCTCTCCGAGAAGGAAGAGGCGGGTCGCGTCGGGTCGGCCGACCCCGAAGACGCCCTCGACGCCGAGTACGACGTGCTGGTCGAGGCCACGCCGACGACGCTCGGTGACGCCCAACCCGGTTTCGACCACGTGCGGACTGCGCTCGAACGCGACCGGCACGTCGTGTTGGCGAACAAGGGACCGGTCGCCGAGCGATACGCCGACCTCCGGGAACTGGAACGCGACAGCGAGGGACGAGTCCGGTTCGAGGCCACGGTCGGCGGCGCGATTCCGGTCCTCTCGACCATCGAAAGCTACGGTCCCGACACCATCTCGGCCGCGCGCGGCGTCCTCAACGGGACCGCGAACTTCGTCCTCACGCGGATGGCCGCGGAGGGACTGGGCTATGAACACGTCCTCGCGGAGGCCCAAGACCTCGGGGTGGCGGAGGCCGACCCCTCTTTCGACGTGAACGGAACCGACGCGGCCCTGAAGTGCGTCATCTTGGCGAACGTCCTCGGGGACCGCGAGTACTCGCTCGACGACGCCGAAGTCGAGGGCATCGCGGACCTGCCGGGCAACGCGCTCGAACTCGCCGCCGAAGACGGCCGGACGATTCGACTCATCGGCGAGGCCACGCCCGCGGGCGTCCGGGTCGGGCCGCGACTCGTCCCGGAGAACGGGACGCTCGCGGTCTCTGGCACGCGAAACATCGTCCAACTGGAGACCGACCACGCGGGGCGTCTCAACCTGAGCGGCCGGGGCGCGGGCGGTCCCGAGACGGCGACTGCGGTCCTCGCGGACGTGAACCTTCTGGACCACTGA
- a CDS encoding cupin domain-containing protein: protein MAYTKVDSRDVEPIAEGMRFLRDPLDCEKLGVTVLDADPGWTGKEHDHAEDGQEEVYVLLDGSATVTVDGEDVDLTAGEALRIPPEATRQIHNGDAESTFVLVGASDGE from the coding sequence ATGGCCTACACCAAAGTAGACTCCAGAGACGTGGAACCGATAGCCGAGGGGATGCGCTTCCTCCGGGACCCGCTGGACTGCGAGAAACTGGGCGTGACCGTCCTCGACGCCGACCCCGGATGGACCGGGAAGGAACACGACCACGCCGAGGACGGCCAAGAGGAGGTGTACGTCCTGCTCGACGGGTCGGCCACCGTCACCGTCGATGGCGAGGACGTGGACCTGACGGCGGGCGAGGCCCTCCGGATTCCGCCCGAGGCGACCCGCCAGATTCACAACGGCGACGCCGAAAGCACGTTCGTCCTCGTCGGCGCGTCGGACGGGGAGTGA
- a CDS encoding pyrroloquinoline quinone-dependent dehydrogenase, which yields MSIDRPHAEIERTDEGIAIEYLADGPTTVRHSAQQIPRLDVTPEMLADSGDDPESWLMYGGGYAQQRFTTADTITPENVSRLSLEYTVEATEDVERGKFEGTPVVVPSDPPIMYQTNGPDVLRAVNARSGDVLWTYRYAPEGDDGQPALLCCGSNNRGVAVLGDTLYMTTLDASVVAIDRYTGQQQWRYDSAPTDEGYSATWAPVVYDGSILNGSAGGEYGIRGFVESINADSGEREWRTWTTPKDQWIGDSWQHGAAPNWMTVTVDSETDTLYASIGNAGPDVNGIVRPGPNVYTVAVLALDTASGDVQWYFQESPHGWWDWDASAPPVLFDAEVDGESQRVVSHAGKTGWNYLLGAEDGKLHERSDEFCQHLNMWSLPQDNLEDTPWIMPSADGGSEWNPTSYSRQTGNVHVKAMNYPSKFQWDEDPEWNLPAQYLGGSFTVYPTMDDPGPAPDEWNRQLAIFSAVDPVSGEVVWQDEWDEFAMGGSMATTTGLTFAGNGAGEFIAYDSETGERLWQYQFDASVNGSPMSWYDPVVGKQYVAVQAGGGGLRSATDGNTVGVFSLEG from the coding sequence ATGAGCATCGACCGACCCCACGCCGAAATCGAGCGCACCGACGAGGGCATCGCCATCGAGTACCTCGCCGACGGGCCGACGACGGTTCGCCACAGCGCCCAACAGATTCCGCGCCTCGACGTGACGCCGGAGATGCTGGCCGACTCGGGCGACGACCCGGAGAGCTGGCTGATGTACGGCGGCGGCTACGCCCAACAGCGGTTCACCACCGCCGACACGATTACGCCCGAGAACGTCTCGCGCCTCTCGCTAGAGTACACCGTCGAAGCCACCGAGGACGTGGAGCGCGGGAAGTTCGAGGGCACCCCGGTCGTCGTCCCTTCGGACCCGCCAATCATGTACCAGACCAACGGCCCGGACGTGTTGCGGGCGGTCAACGCCCGGTCGGGCGACGTTCTCTGGACCTACCGCTACGCGCCGGAGGGCGACGACGGCCAACCGGCGCTCCTCTGTTGCGGGTCGAACAACCGCGGGGTGGCGGTTCTGGGCGACACGCTCTACATGACGACGCTCGACGCCAGCGTCGTCGCCATCGACCGCTACACCGGCCAACAGCAGTGGCGCTACGACTCGGCCCCGACCGACGAAGGCTACTCCGCGACGTGGGCACCCGTCGTCTACGACGGGAGCATCCTCAACGGGAGCGCGGGTGGAGAGTACGGCATCCGCGGATTCGTGGAGTCGATAAACGCCGACTCGGGCGAGCGAGAGTGGCGGACGTGGACGACGCCGAAAGACCAGTGGATAGGCGACTCGTGGCAACACGGCGCGGCACCCAACTGGATGACCGTCACGGTCGATTCGGAGACCGACACCCTCTACGCGAGCATCGGCAACGCCGGACCCGACGTGAACGGCATCGTCCGGCCGGGACCGAACGTCTACACCGTCGCCGTCCTCGCACTCGACACCGCCTCGGGCGACGTGCAGTGGTACTTCCAAGAGAGTCCCCACGGATGGTGGGACTGGGACGCCTCCGCGCCGCCGGTGCTGTTCGACGCCGAGGTGGACGGCGAGAGCCAGCGAGTCGTCAGCCACGCCGGAAAGACCGGATGGAACTACCTGCTCGGTGCCGAGGACGGCAAACTCCACGAGCGAAGCGACGAGTTCTGTCAACATCTCAATATGTGGTCGCTCCCGCAGGACAACCTCGAAGACACGCCGTGGATTATGCCCTCGGCCGACGGCGGGTCGGAGTGGAACCCGACTTCCTACAGTCGCCAGACCGGAAACGTCCACGTGAAGGCGATGAACTACCCGAGCAAGTTCCAGTGGGACGAGGACCCCGAGTGGAACCTCCCGGCCCAGTACCTCGGCGGAAGCTTCACGGTCTACCCGACGATGGACGACCCCGGCCCGGCACCCGACGAGTGGAACCGGCAACTCGCTATCTTCTCGGCGGTGGACCCGGTGAGCGGCGAAGTCGTCTGGCAGGACGAGTGGGACGAGTTCGCTATGGGCGGGTCGATGGCCACGACGACCGGTCTCACCTTCGCCGGGAACGGCGCGGGCGAGTTCATCGCATACGATTCGGAGACCGGCGAGCGACTCTGGCAGTACCAGTTCGACGCCTCGGTCAACGGGTCGCCGATGAGTTGGTACGACCCCGTGGTCGGCAAGCAGTACGTCGCGGTGCAGGCCGGTGGCGGGGGTCTCCGGTCGGCCACGGACGGGAACACGGTCGGCGTGTTCTCGCTGGAGGGATAG
- the rpsJ gene encoding 30S ribosomal protein S10, producing MQQARVRLAGTSPEDLDDICDDVREIANKTGVSLSGPIPLPTKTLEIPTRKSPDGEGTATWEHWEMRVHKRLIDIDADERALRQLMRIQVPNDVSIEIVLED from the coding sequence ATGCAGCAAGCACGCGTCCGACTGGCGGGAACCAGTCCCGAAGACTTAGACGACATCTGCGACGACGTTCGTGAGATTGCGAACAAGACGGGCGTCTCGCTCTCGGGACCCATCCCGCTTCCGACCAAGACGCTGGAGATTCCCACCCGCAAGTCCCCCGACGGTGAGGGGACCGCGACGTGGGAACACTGGGAGATGCGCGTCCACAAGCGTCTCATCGACATCGACGCCGACGAACGCGCGCTCCGTCAGCTCATGCGGATTCAGGTTCCGAACGACGTGAGCATCGAAATCGTCCTCGAGGACTGA
- a CDS encoding PQQ-dependent sugar dehydrogenase, with protein MGVIPSGRTRRQFLAAVGAVGLAGCGKLAERRGRPEKEYELNHTADEWSRYDPEWTSPSDSPLSASVQPEVLVENLEIPWDLAFARTGELFVTERTGRIRRFDGERLETVAAPDAVIDAEAMAPGPDDEPFWETWFVEGGEGGMLGIAVHPKYPEAPYVFVYFTAKTDGGKVNRVVRYDVDADDPASTGRVVVDDIPADNVHNGGRIAFGPENYLWITTGDAGEGPLAQDTSSLAGSVLRVNAVGDPAPGNPDLPGDDADPRVYTYGHRNPQCITWLPDATPVVTEHGPDGNDEVNRLVPGGNYGWPEARKADEYEDDPAYRRPLVNTPESWAPSGGVFYTGDAIPAWRDRLVFGSLVAQRINVVTLADDAGDLPPVGDTARGMAFAEDWHDDAYAATAHWTLADVLGRVRHVEQGPDGHLYAVTSNRDGRPKGDTFPRARDDVLVRLTPTA; from the coding sequence ATGGGCGTAATTCCGTCCGGGCGAACGCGACGGCAGTTCCTCGCCGCCGTCGGTGCGGTCGGACTCGCAGGTTGTGGCAAACTGGCGGAACGACGCGGCAGACCCGAGAAGGAGTACGAACTCAACCACACCGCCGACGAGTGGTCGCGGTACGACCCCGAGTGGACCTCACCGTCGGACTCGCCGCTGTCGGCGTCGGTGCAACCGGAGGTACTGGTCGAGAATCTGGAGATTCCGTGGGACTTGGCGTTCGCGCGGACGGGCGAACTGTTCGTGACCGAGCGCACCGGGCGAATCCGGCGCTTCGACGGCGAGCGTCTCGAAACCGTGGCGGCACCCGACGCCGTCATCGACGCCGAGGCGATGGCCCCCGGTCCCGACGACGAACCCTTCTGGGAGACGTGGTTCGTCGAGGGCGGCGAGGGCGGGATGCTCGGCATCGCGGTCCACCCCAAGTACCCGGAGGCACCCTACGTCTTCGTCTACTTCACGGCGAAGACGGACGGCGGGAAGGTCAACCGCGTCGTCCGGTACGACGTGGACGCCGACGACCCGGCCAGTACGGGTCGCGTCGTCGTGGACGACATCCCCGCGGACAACGTTCACAACGGCGGGCGAATCGCGTTCGGTCCCGAGAACTACCTCTGGATTACGACGGGGGACGCTGGCGAGGGACCTCTCGCGCAGGACACGTCGTCGCTCGCAGGGAGCGTCCTCCGTGTGAACGCGGTGGGTGACCCCGCGCCGGGGAACCCGGACCTGCCGGGCGACGACGCCGACCCGCGCGTCTACACCTACGGCCACCGCAATCCCCAATGCATCACGTGGCTTCCGGACGCGACGCCGGTAGTCACCGAACACGGTCCCGACGGCAACGACGAGGTGAACCGCCTCGTCCCCGGCGGCAACTACGGGTGGCCCGAGGCGCGCAAAGCCGACGAGTACGAGGACGACCCGGCGTATCGCCGTCCGCTGGTGAACACGCCCGAGTCGTGGGCACCAAGCGGCGGCGTCTTCTACACCGGGGACGCGATTCCGGCGTGGCGCGACCGACTCGTCTTCGGGTCGCTGGTCGCACAGCGAATCAACGTCGTCACGCTGGCCGACGACGCCGGGGACCTCCCGCCGGTCGGCGACACGGCGCGAGGGATGGCGTTCGCCGAAGACTGGCACGACGACGCCTACGCCGCGACTGCACACTGGACGCTGGCCGACGTACTCGGCCGGGTTCGCCACGTCGAACAGGGTCCCGACGGCCACCTGTACGCGGTCACGTCGAACCGCGACGGCAGGCCGAAAGGCGACACGTTCCCGCGCGCCCGCGACGACGTGCTGGTTCGTCTGACGCCGACCGCGTAG
- a CDS encoding amino acid-binding protein, whose amino-acid sequence MSDDATTDLRAYTVRLELVDEPGELLGALEPIADNGGNLLSVFHERGSLTPRGHIPVEVDLECPPDRFDSLVAALRDAGVNVIQAGAERYGEEVSILLVGNVIESDFSDTLSSIESKADASVSDVSLSAPGGTSEVASARLRLAAETGATGEVVRAVREVAERKDLRVVEPLTELEGSA is encoded by the coding sequence ATGAGTGACGACGCTACGACCGATTTGCGGGCGTACACCGTCCGCCTCGAACTGGTAGACGAACCCGGCGAACTGCTGGGTGCGCTCGAACCAATCGCGGACAACGGCGGCAATCTGCTCTCGGTGTTCCACGAACGCGGGTCACTGACCCCGCGAGGCCACATTCCGGTCGAGGTTGACCTCGAATGTCCGCCCGACCGGTTCGACTCTCTCGTCGCCGCCCTCCGGGACGCGGGCGTCAACGTGATTCAGGCGGGCGCGGAACGCTACGGCGAGGAAGTGTCGATTCTGCTGGTCGGCAACGTCATCGAGAGCGACTTCTCCGACACGCTCTCGTCCATCGAGTCGAAGGCCGACGCCTCCGTTTCGGACGTGTCCCTGTCCGCGCCCGGCGGCACCAGCGAGGTAGCCAGCGCCCGCCTCCGACTCGCGGCCGAGACCGGCGCGACCGGCGAGGTGGTCCGCGCGGTCCGCGAGGTGGCCGAACGCAAGGACCTCCGCGTGGTCGAACCCCTCACGGAACTGGAGGGGTCGGCGTGA